In one window of Helianthus annuus cultivar XRQ/B chromosome 17, HanXRQr2.0-SUNRISE, whole genome shotgun sequence DNA:
- the LOC110922693 gene encoding phosphate transporter PHO1 homolog 1 gives MVKFTKQFEGQLIPEWKEAFVDYWQLKKYVKKIHRDSTSPTSKPIQKTSLTNSLCTSIQKLSLFGNLRRDREFIHVHSKVAWTSNKGVLYQTELLEQSDHNEAASAFFALLDLQLNKVNEFYLAKEKAFLDRGECLEKQLHILVELKTALKDKQKSKANSSHHGSKDEVTISGIISCDEESNRGVTDQTLPDEEIITEDMEKNDMQSIVSPRSEETEEKISKMEGQSLSGSISNCHGNNLKIRIPLTNPTRAFSYLLWEDLINQSSKKHNCHGKKLHINKTKLHHAEKMIRGALVELYKGLGYLKTYRNLNMLAFIKILKKFDKVTNKQVLPIYLKVVESSYFNCSNKIMKLADEVEEIFVKQFAEDDRRKAMKYLKPTQRKESHSVTFFIGLFTGCFIALLIGYAIIAHTTGTYGPQSNTVYMETVYPLLSMFSLLFLHLFLYGCNIYMWRKNRINYSFIFELSPRKELKYRDVFLISTLSMTVVVGVLFVHMSLMDKGYSYSQVDLIPGLLLLAFLVLLMCPINVVYKSSRYRLLSVLRNIILSPLYKVVMLDFFMADQLCSQVPMLRNLEYVGCYYITGSYKTQDYGYCVGTKKFRDLAYVVSFLPYYWRAMQCARRWLDEGDTGHLINLGKYASAMLAAGAKLGYEQEKSVGWLCVVVIMSSIATVYQLYWDFVKDWGLLQMNSKNPWLRNELILRQKFIYFFSMGLNLVLRLAWIQTVLHYNFGGVDYRLTGLFFAALEVIRRGHWNFYRLENEHLNNAGKFRAVKTVPLPFQEVHEQD, from the exons ATGGTGAAATTCACTAAGCAGTTTGAGGGCCAACTAATTCCAGAATGGAAAGAAGCTTTCGTTGATTATTGGCAACTGAAGAAATATGTTAAGAAAATCCATCGCGACTCCACTTCTCCTACATCAAAACCGATACAAAAGACCTCCTTAACCAATAGCCTCTGTACCTCCATACAGAAACTTTCATTATTTGGAAATCTACGTCGAGATAGAGAATTCATACAT GTTCACAGTAAAGTTGCATGGACATCTAATAAGGGAGTTCTATACCAAACAGAATTGTTAGAGCAGTCTGATCATAATGAAGCTGCTAGTGCATTTTTCGCCCTTTTGGATCTTCAGCTTAACAAAGTGAATGAATTTTACTTAGCGAAAGAAAAAGCATTCCTTGACAGAGGGGAATGCCTTGAGAAACAATTACATATCCTTGTAGAGCTCAAAACCGCGCTAAAAGATAAGCAGAAAAGTAAAGCTAATTCATCCCACCATGGCTCCAAGGATGAAGTCACTATCTCTGGCATTATATCTTGTG ATGAAGAATCCAATAGGGGCGTGACAGATCAAACTTTGCCGGATGAGGAAATTATAACAGAAGATATGGAAAAAAATGACATGCAATCTATTGTCTCACCAAGATCAGAAGAAACGGAGGAAAAGATATCCAAAATGGAGGGGCAGAGTCTTTCAGGTTCTATTAGCAACTGCCATGGAAATAACTTGAAAATTCGCATTCCTCTAACCAACCCGACACGTGCATTTTCTTATCTACTTTGGGAAGATTTGATCAACCAGTCATCCAAAAAACACAATTGTCATGGGAAAAAGCTTCACATCAATAAAACAAAGCTCCATCATGCGGAAAAAATGATCCGTGGAGCTCTCGTTGAGCTTTACAAAGGATTAGGATATCTCAAAACTTACAG GAACTTGAACATGCTTGCCTTTATAAAGATTTTGAAGAAATTCGACAAA GTTACAAACAAACAAGTTCTTCCCATTTACCTTAAAGTGGTCGAGAGCTCGTACTTCAACTGTTCGAACAAG ATTATGAAATTAGCAGATGAAGTTGAGGAGATTTTCGTGAAACAATTTGCAGAAGATGACCGAAGAAAGGCAATGAAATACTTGAAACCGACTCAGCGCAAAGAGTCTCATAGTGTCACCTTTTTCATTG GTCTATTTACCGGATGCTTCATTGCGCTCCTTATTGGGTATGCCATCATAGCTCATACCACCGGAACATATGGACCACAAAGTAATACTGTCTACATGGAAACCGTATACCCTCTTCTTAG CATGTTCAGCCTGTTATTTTTGCACCTTTTCCTCTATGGATGTAACATCTACATGTGGAGGAAAAACCGTATAAATTATAGCTTTATCTTTGAGTTGTCGCCAAGAAAAGAACTCAAGTATAGAGATGTCTTCTTGATTAGTACCTTGTCAATGACAGTTGTAGTGGGGGTCCTTTTTGTTCACATGTCACTGATGGACAAAGGCTATTCTTATTCTCAAGTTGACTTAATACCTGGTCTTCTGTTATTG GCTTTTTTAGTGTTGCTTATGTGTCCCATCAACGTCGTTTACAAGTCAAGCCGCTACCGTCTACTTAGCGTACTTAGAAACATAATTTTATCTCCTCTTTACAAGGTTGTCATGCTGGATTTCTTCATGGCTGATCAACTTTGTAGCCAG gTACCAATGCTTAGGAACCTTGAATATGTAGGGTGCTACTACATAACTGGGAGTTACAAAACTCAAGACTATGGATATTGTGTTGGCACTAAAAAATTCAGAGATCTTGCCTATGTAGTTTCCTTTCTCCCTTATTACTGGCGAGCTATGCAG TGTGCTCGGAGGTGGCTTGATGAAGGTGACACAGGCCATTTGATTAACTTGGGGAAATATGCATCTGCAATGTTAGCAGCGGGGGCAAAATTGGGATATGAACAAGAAAAGAGTGTGGGATGGCTATGTGTGGTGGTGATAATGTCAAGCATCGCAACAGTGTACCAATTGTATTGGGACTTTGTAAAGGATTGGGGTTTGCTACAGATGAACTCTAAGAACCCATGGTTAAGAAATGAATTGATTCTGCGCCAGAAGTTCATTTACTTCTTCTCCATG GGGTTGAATCTTGTTCTGAGACTAGCTTGGATACAAACTGTCCTACATTACAATTTTGGAGGTGTCGATTACAGATTGACAGGGCTATTTTTTGCGGCCCTTGAAGTCATTAGAAGAGGCCACTGGAATTTCTACAG GTTGGAGAATGAGCATCTGAATAATGCGGGCAAGTTTAGAGCAGTAAAGACGGTACCTCTTCCATTCCAAGAAGTGCACGAGCAGGATTGA
- the LOC110925389 gene encoding uncharacterized protein LOC110925389: MTHVFQWNGEGKTPAPLVEGIADDTVLKANYNPPGFNMPGSGDRWDQGYDYTARFLEYCDELVPGFVAKLNNMMRKTYDVSFFHNLTGKPVEELWKDYKAKYANKALEGIKS; the protein is encoded by the coding sequence ATGACCCACGTTTTTCAATGGAATGGTGAGGGTAAGACCCCTGCACCTTTGGTAGAAGGGATCGCAGATGACACGGTTCTGAAAGCTAATTACAATCCACCGGGCTTTAACATGCCCGGTTCAGGGGATAGATGGGACCAGGGGTATGATTACACGGCCCGTTTTCTCGAGTATTGTGACGAGCTCGTTCCAGGTTTTGTAGCAAAGCTTAACAATATGATGAGAAAGACTTATGATGTCTCTTTTTTTCATAATTTAACAGGAAAGCCTGTGGAGGAACTGTGGAAGGATTACAAGGCTAAATATGCCAATAAGGCTTTAGAAGGAATAAAAAGCTAA